Proteins found in one Elephas maximus indicus isolate mEleMax1 chromosome 11, mEleMax1 primary haplotype, whole genome shotgun sequence genomic segment:
- the LOC126086061 gene encoding zinc finger protein 350-like isoform X1 — protein MSQEQQKMIKAQESLTLEDVAVEFTWEEWQLLDPAQKDLYRNVMLENFSNLMSVGYQVSTPDAFSRLARGIQPWSILHKIRNRVFSGIQKVDEHLPEPLENESWVDGKEKCCEYNALENVVHWYKNHFPLRHIHGMSDLHEKAVKSNLSLTNQKRNCEIKNFAEFNRDEKTYLHANHEKLRTEIKFCESQKSNSSKSQLIKHQKTHKIKKPYVCSECGKAFIRKSWFINHQIIHTGEKPHRCNLCGKAFFKKYMLTEHQKIHTGEKPYECTECGKAFLYESLLNNHQKTHTGEKPHICTKCGKGFTQKGNLNIHQRIHTGEKPYVCGECGKAFSQKSSLIEHQRFHTEMNPFLCSECGKFYSQKSSLNRHQKIHTGEKHFKCGEREKAFEEKPKLVVHQRSHTGEIPYGCNECGETFACVSSLLSHKRIHTGEKHVDSIKVEDPSTSSHSGSHTSDLMQDKKRVNTLTVQLPSVAAQTSVNTSGFLTNRNIVLVGQPVARCEPSGDNREFVQERNLMNAANVVMPLVINYVLFYVT, from the exons ATGTCCCAAGAACAACAGAAAATGATCAAGGCTCAG GAATCACTTACTTTGGAGGATGTGGCTGTGGAGTTCACCTGGGAGGAGTGGCAGCTCCTTGACCCTGCTCAGAAGGACCTGTACCGGAACGTGATGTTGGAGAACTTTAGCAACTTGATGTCCGTGG GGTATCAAGTTAGCACACCAGATGCATTCTCCAGGTTGGCACGAGGAATACAACCATGGAGTATATTACACAAAATCCGTAATCGAGTATTTTCAG GAATTCAGAAAGTTGATGAACATCTGCCTGAGCCCTTGGAAAATGAAAGCTGGGTGGATGGAAAGGAAAAATGCTGTGAATATAATGCATTAGAAAATGTTGTTCATTGGTACAAAAATCATTTTCCTTTAAGGCACATTCATGGTATGTCTGACTTACATGAAAAAGCTGTGAAATCAAATTTATCATTAAccaaccagaagagaaactgtgAAATAAAGAACTTTGCAGAGTTTAATAGAGATGAGAAAACCTATCTCCATGCTAACCATGAGAAACTTCGTACCGAAATTAAATTCTGTGAGAGTCAAAAATCCAACAGCTCTAAGTCTCAACTCATTAAGCATCAGAAgactcacaaaataaaaaaaccatatgtatgcagtgaatgtgggaaagccttcatcaGGAAGTCTTGGTTTATTAATCATCAGATCATTCATACAGGAGAGAAGCCCCATAGATGTAATCTGTGTGGGAAAGCCTTCTTTAAAAAGTACATGCTCACCGAACATCAGAAAATTCATACAggagaaaaaccttatgaatgcacCGAATGTGGCAAAGCTTTTCTGTATGAATCGCTGCTGAATAATCATCAGAAAACGCATACAGGAGAAAAACCCCATATATGCACTAAATGTGGAAAAGGCTTCACCCAGAAGGGAAATCTCAATATTCATCAGCGAATTCATACTGGGGAGAAACCCTATGTATGTGGTGAATGTGGTAAAGCCTTCAGTCAAAAGTCAAGCCTCATAGAACATCAGAGATTTCACACAGAAATGAATCCCTTTTTatgcagtgaatgtggaaaaTTTTATTCTCAGAAGTCAAGCCTCAACAGACATCAGAAAATTCACACAGGTGAGAAACACTTTAAATGCGGCGAACGTGAGAAGGCCTTCGAGGAGAAGCCAAAGCTCGTTGTACATCAAAGATCTCATACAGGAGAGATACCGTATGGCTGCAATGAGTGTGGAGAAACTTTTGCCTGCGTGTCTTCCCTTTTATCACATAAAAGAATACATACAGGTGAGAAACATGTAGATTCAATTAAGGTGGAAGATCCTTCTACATCAAGTCACAGTGGGTCACATACCAGTGATCTCATGCAGGACAAAAAGCGAGTTAATACATTGACTGTGCAGCTGCCTTCTGTGGCAGCGCAGACATCAGTGAACACCAGTGGGTTCCTAACAAATAGGAACATAGTCCTTGTGGGACAGCCTGTTGCCAGATGTGAACCCTCAGGAGATAACAGAGAATTTGTgcaggagagaaaccttatgaatgcagCCAATGTGGTAATGCCTTTAGTGATCAATTACGTCTTATTTTATGTCACATAA
- the LOC126086061 gene encoding zinc finger protein 350-like isoform X3 has product MLENFSNLMSVGYQVSTPDAFSRLARGIQPWSILHKIRNRVFSGIQKVDEHLPEPLENESWVDGKEKCCEYNALENVVHWYKNHFPLRHIHGMSDLHEKAVKSNLSLTNQKRNCEIKNFAEFNRDEKTYLHANHEKLRTEIKFCESQKSNSSKSQLIKHQKTHKIKKPYVCSECGKAFIRKSWFINHQIIHTGEKPHRCNLCGKAFFKKYMLTEHQKIHTGEKPYECTECGKAFLYESLLNNHQKTHTGEKPHICTKCGKGFTQKGNLNIHQRIHTGEKPYVCGECGKAFSQKSSLIEHQRFHTEMNPFLCSECGKFYSQKSSLNRHQKIHTGEKHFKCGEREKAFEEKPKLVVHQRSHTGEIPYGCNECGETFACVSSLLSHKRIHTGEKHVDSIKVEDPSTSSHSGSHTSDLMQDKKRVNTLTVQLPSVAAQTSVNTSGFLTNRNIVLVGQPVARCEPSGDNREFVQERNLMNAANVVMPLVINYVLFYVT; this is encoded by the exons ATGTTGGAGAACTTTAGCAACTTGATGTCCGTGG GGTATCAAGTTAGCACACCAGATGCATTCTCCAGGTTGGCACGAGGAATACAACCATGGAGTATATTACACAAAATCCGTAATCGAGTATTTTCAG GAATTCAGAAAGTTGATGAACATCTGCCTGAGCCCTTGGAAAATGAAAGCTGGGTGGATGGAAAGGAAAAATGCTGTGAATATAATGCATTAGAAAATGTTGTTCATTGGTACAAAAATCATTTTCCTTTAAGGCACATTCATGGTATGTCTGACTTACATGAAAAAGCTGTGAAATCAAATTTATCATTAAccaaccagaagagaaactgtgAAATAAAGAACTTTGCAGAGTTTAATAGAGATGAGAAAACCTATCTCCATGCTAACCATGAGAAACTTCGTACCGAAATTAAATTCTGTGAGAGTCAAAAATCCAACAGCTCTAAGTCTCAACTCATTAAGCATCAGAAgactcacaaaataaaaaaaccatatgtatgcagtgaatgtgggaaagccttcatcaGGAAGTCTTGGTTTATTAATCATCAGATCATTCATACAGGAGAGAAGCCCCATAGATGTAATCTGTGTGGGAAAGCCTTCTTTAAAAAGTACATGCTCACCGAACATCAGAAAATTCATACAggagaaaaaccttatgaatgcacCGAATGTGGCAAAGCTTTTCTGTATGAATCGCTGCTGAATAATCATCAGAAAACGCATACAGGAGAAAAACCCCATATATGCACTAAATGTGGAAAAGGCTTCACCCAGAAGGGAAATCTCAATATTCATCAGCGAATTCATACTGGGGAGAAACCCTATGTATGTGGTGAATGTGGTAAAGCCTTCAGTCAAAAGTCAAGCCTCATAGAACATCAGAGATTTCACACAGAAATGAATCCCTTTTTatgcagtgaatgtggaaaaTTTTATTCTCAGAAGTCAAGCCTCAACAGACATCAGAAAATTCACACAGGTGAGAAACACTTTAAATGCGGCGAACGTGAGAAGGCCTTCGAGGAGAAGCCAAAGCTCGTTGTACATCAAAGATCTCATACAGGAGAGATACCGTATGGCTGCAATGAGTGTGGAGAAACTTTTGCCTGCGTGTCTTCCCTTTTATCACATAAAAGAATACATACAGGTGAGAAACATGTAGATTCAATTAAGGTGGAAGATCCTTCTACATCAAGTCACAGTGGGTCACATACCAGTGATCTCATGCAGGACAAAAAGCGAGTTAATACATTGACTGTGCAGCTGCCTTCTGTGGCAGCGCAGACATCAGTGAACACCAGTGGGTTCCTAACAAATAGGAACATAGTCCTTGTGGGACAGCCTGTTGCCAGATGTGAACCCTCAGGAGATAACAGAGAATTTGTgcaggagagaaaccttatgaatgcagCCAATGTGGTAATGCCTTTAGTGATCAATTACGTCTTATTTTATGTCACATAA
- the LOC126086061 gene encoding zinc finger protein 350-like isoform X2: MSQEQQKMIKAQESLTLEDVAVEFTWEEWQLLDPAQKDLYRNVMLENFSNLMSVGIQKVDEHLPEPLENESWVDGKEKCCEYNALENVVHWYKNHFPLRHIHGMSDLHEKAVKSNLSLTNQKRNCEIKNFAEFNRDEKTYLHANHEKLRTEIKFCESQKSNSSKSQLIKHQKTHKIKKPYVCSECGKAFIRKSWFINHQIIHTGEKPHRCNLCGKAFFKKYMLTEHQKIHTGEKPYECTECGKAFLYESLLNNHQKTHTGEKPHICTKCGKGFTQKGNLNIHQRIHTGEKPYVCGECGKAFSQKSSLIEHQRFHTEMNPFLCSECGKFYSQKSSLNRHQKIHTGEKHFKCGEREKAFEEKPKLVVHQRSHTGEIPYGCNECGETFACVSSLLSHKRIHTGEKHVDSIKVEDPSTSSHSGSHTSDLMQDKKRVNTLTVQLPSVAAQTSVNTSGFLTNRNIVLVGQPVARCEPSGDNREFVQERNLMNAANVVMPLVINYVLFYVT, translated from the exons ATGTCCCAAGAACAACAGAAAATGATCAAGGCTCAG GAATCACTTACTTTGGAGGATGTGGCTGTGGAGTTCACCTGGGAGGAGTGGCAGCTCCTTGACCCTGCTCAGAAGGACCTGTACCGGAACGTGATGTTGGAGAACTTTAGCAACTTGATGTCCGTGG GAATTCAGAAAGTTGATGAACATCTGCCTGAGCCCTTGGAAAATGAAAGCTGGGTGGATGGAAAGGAAAAATGCTGTGAATATAATGCATTAGAAAATGTTGTTCATTGGTACAAAAATCATTTTCCTTTAAGGCACATTCATGGTATGTCTGACTTACATGAAAAAGCTGTGAAATCAAATTTATCATTAAccaaccagaagagaaactgtgAAATAAAGAACTTTGCAGAGTTTAATAGAGATGAGAAAACCTATCTCCATGCTAACCATGAGAAACTTCGTACCGAAATTAAATTCTGTGAGAGTCAAAAATCCAACAGCTCTAAGTCTCAACTCATTAAGCATCAGAAgactcacaaaataaaaaaaccatatgtatgcagtgaatgtgggaaagccttcatcaGGAAGTCTTGGTTTATTAATCATCAGATCATTCATACAGGAGAGAAGCCCCATAGATGTAATCTGTGTGGGAAAGCCTTCTTTAAAAAGTACATGCTCACCGAACATCAGAAAATTCATACAggagaaaaaccttatgaatgcacCGAATGTGGCAAAGCTTTTCTGTATGAATCGCTGCTGAATAATCATCAGAAAACGCATACAGGAGAAAAACCCCATATATGCACTAAATGTGGAAAAGGCTTCACCCAGAAGGGAAATCTCAATATTCATCAGCGAATTCATACTGGGGAGAAACCCTATGTATGTGGTGAATGTGGTAAAGCCTTCAGTCAAAAGTCAAGCCTCATAGAACATCAGAGATTTCACACAGAAATGAATCCCTTTTTatgcagtgaatgtggaaaaTTTTATTCTCAGAAGTCAAGCCTCAACAGACATCAGAAAATTCACACAGGTGAGAAACACTTTAAATGCGGCGAACGTGAGAAGGCCTTCGAGGAGAAGCCAAAGCTCGTTGTACATCAAAGATCTCATACAGGAGAGATACCGTATGGCTGCAATGAGTGTGGAGAAACTTTTGCCTGCGTGTCTTCCCTTTTATCACATAAAAGAATACATACAGGTGAGAAACATGTAGATTCAATTAAGGTGGAAGATCCTTCTACATCAAGTCACAGTGGGTCACATACCAGTGATCTCATGCAGGACAAAAAGCGAGTTAATACATTGACTGTGCAGCTGCCTTCTGTGGCAGCGCAGACATCAGTGAACACCAGTGGGTTCCTAACAAATAGGAACATAGTCCTTGTGGGACAGCCTGTTGCCAGATGTGAACCCTCAGGAGATAACAGAGAATTTGTgcaggagagaaaccttatgaatgcagCCAATGTGGTAATGCCTTTAGTGATCAATTACGTCTTATTTTATGTCACATAA